CATTTCTGCCGAGACGCTCGAATATCACTATGGCAAGCATCATCAGACCTATGTGACCAAGCTCAACCAGATGACCGACGGCACCGACGATGCTAACAAGTCACTGGAAGAGATCATCAAGTCTGCCTCCGGCGGCCTGTTCAACCAGGCAGCGCAGGTCTGGAACCACACCTTCTACTGGCACTGCCTGTCCCCGAACGGTGGCGGTGCGCCGACCGGTGCGCTGGCCGATGCCATCAACGCCAAGTTCGGCTCCTTCGAGGAATTCAAGGAAGCCTTCAACGCCAAGGCTGCTGGTAACTTCGGTTCCGGCTGGACCTGGCTGATCAAGACCGATGACGGCGGCGTGGATATCGTCAATACCGACGATGCAGACACCCCGGTCGCTCACGGCCAAACCCCGCTGCTGACCATCGATGTGTGGGAACACGCCTACTACATCGACTATCGCAATGCGCGTCCGAAATATCTCGAAAACGTGTGGAAGATCCTTAACTGGGATTTCGTCGCGCAGAACTTCGCGTAACTCGCGTTTCGGACAAGCACATCTTCCGAGATGTGCCCCGCGTCAAAACCCTCGCCATCGGCGAGGGTTTTTTTGGTTCTTAGCAGCGATTCATGCAGATAACGGACGGGCTCATGAGCGACATGATGAAAGCGGTAGTGACTACCGGTACCGGCTAATATGACAAGCTTGAGTATCGAGAGGTTCCCATTCCGACGACCGGTCCGGGCAAAGTATTGATCAAGGTGCTGACGGCAGGCACCAACAATACCGACATCAACACCCGCCTGGGCTGGAGCAGGATTGAGGCTTAAAGTGCCCGCTCCCGATTGGAACCAGTGCCAGCAGCCGGCAATCAGGGATTGGCACGCCGCCCGATGCCCCGATAGACCAAGCCGCGACCTGCCACGAAGTCAGGATCGAAGATATTGCGTCCGTCGAGGATCAAACGTTCGCCCAAGAGGCTGCCGAGCAGGCGCCAGTCCGGGTTCCAGTAGCATTTCCACTCGGTAACCAGCATCAGCGCGTCGGCCCCCTGGCAGGCCGCATAAGGGTCACCTTCACACAGCGTGAGCAGCGGATGCTCGCCGACACGGTCTCGCAGAGCATGAAGAGCGGCCGGGTCGTGTAAGCGTACCTTGACGCCCTGGGCCCACAGCGCCTCGAGCAAGGGCAACACCGGTGCATGGTCGATGCGTGCCGTGCCTGGCTTGAAGGCTGCCCCCCAGATGGCCACGGTGCGACCCTCAAGTTGGCCCTGGAAGTAGGCCCACAGTTTGCGGAAGAGGGTCTCCTTCTTGTGCTCGTTGATATCGAGCACCTGGCTTAGCAGCGCGGAGCCCCGGCCGCTGGCCGACTGCACGTCTGCCAGACGCATCAGGTCCCGTGAGAAGTTTGGGCCACCGAAGCCGCAGCCCGGATAGAGATACTCATAGCCGATGCGGGTATCCGCGCCCATACCCTGACGGACATGCTCGACATCGACCCCCAGGGTGTCGGCCAGACCGGCAATATCGTTCATGTAGCTGATGCGGGTGGCCAGCATGCCGTTGATGGCTAGTTTGGTCAGCTCGGCGGCACGTCGCGGCATGCACTGGAAGACTTCGCTGCGGCGGTTGAAGGCCCGCAGCAGTTCACGCACCTGATCCGTGGCGCGCGTATCCTCGCTGCCCAGCAGCCAGCGCACCGGGCGGGTAAAGACCTGCCAGGCACGTCCCTCCTCGAGCATGTCCGGCAACGCCACGGCGACCTGGCCGGCATGGCCCATCAGCGCTTCGAGCCGTTCGGTCTCGCCGACCGGGAAAGTCGAGTTGTTGATCACGACAAGCGGCGCCGACTGGCGGGCGGCGAGCTGCTCGACGGCTGCCTGCGCCGCATAGCGCTGATCCGGGGCCAGGGCCAGCCAAAGTATATCGATCTCGGTGAGCTCAGCTGCCGACTCGGCCTTGGTGTCGCCGATCGTGAGGGCCCCGTCGCGACAGGCCGCCTCCAACTGGGCGATCAGCTCCGGCTCACGAGTCAGCCAATCGGCCTGTTCCAGCTCGACCCAGGGCTGGCCGGCGTGAGGTTGCCAGGTGACGCGATGACCCACGCTTGCCAATGCCGCCGCAGCCGTCGCGGCGGCAAGTTCACTTCCCTGTACGACAACGCGCATGGCTTATTCCTCGGCGACGTAGCGTTGCATCAGTTCCTGGAAACCGGCGCCGAACTTGGGATGACGCTTGGCAAAGGCCAGGATGGCCTCGAGATAGCCAAGCTGATGACCGCAGTCGTAGGTGGCTCCCTGCATGCGGAACGCCTGAACGCCCTCACGTGCAATCAGGGTATCGATGGCATCCGTCAGTTGGATTTCGCCACCGGCGCCGGGCTTGGTCTCGGCCAGCAGCGCGAAGATGGAGCCCGGCAGCAGATAGCGGCCGATCACGGCAAGGCTCGACGGCGCATCTTCAACGGCGGGCTTTTCGACCACGCTTGCCATCGGCGCGGAATGACCAGCCTCCGGGGTATCGCCTTCGAGGGCCACGATGCCGTACTTGTAGGTCAGCTCCTTGGGCACGTTCTCGACCATGATCTGTGACTGGCCGCTATGCTCGAAACCCTGGATCATGCCGGCCAGATCGTTCTGATCAAGGCCCTGGCTGTCGACCAGCACATCGGGCAGCAAGACGGCAAAGGGCTCGTCATCGCCGATCACCGGACGAGCGCAGAGCACCGCGTGGCCTAGACCCAGCGGCTCGGGCTGGCGCACGCTGATGATCTTGACGTCATCGGGGATGATGTGACGCAGCTCATCGAGCAACTCGAGCTTGCCCTTGGCCTCAAGGGTCGTCTCCAGCTCGAAATGCTTGTCGAAATGGTTCTCGATGGCGCCCTTGCTCGAGTGGGTCACCAGCACAATTTCCTTGATGCCAGCGGCCACAGCCTCTTCGACCACGTACTGAATCACCGGTTTGTCGACGATGGTGATCATTTCCTTGGGAATGGCTTTGGAGGCCGGCAAGCAGCGAGTACCTAGACCAGCGACGGGCAACACAGCCTTGCGAATCATGGCAGTCCTTTTAGATATCAACTTTAAATATTAGCTTTTGCTGTAACCATCTGTTCGATGAGCGAATCCCTGCATTATGGCATAGCCAACTGTCAGGCGGAGCCTCCTCGGGAGGCCTCTCCCAACCAGGCCGCCAGGCTGGCCCGATTAGGCGATTCGATGACGCCCTTTTCGCTGACGATGGCATCGATCAGCCCGGCCGGGGTGACATCAAACACCGGATTGTAAATATCGATACCGTCGGGTGCCACGGCACGCTCGCCCTGGTGGGTCAGCTCGCGGGCGTCGCGGGTCTCGATGGGAATGTCTGCGCCGCTTTCCAGGCTCGCATCGAAGGTGCCGGTCGGTGCGACCACCATCACCTTGACGCCGAAATGGCGCGCCTGTACCGCCAGCGCCAAGGTGCCGATCTTGTTGGCCACATCGCCGTTGGCCGTTACCCGATCGGCGCCGACGATCAGCCAGCCAATGTCCCCGCGAGCCATCAGCAGCGAGGCTGCCGAATCCACGGCCAGGGTCACGGGGATGCGTTCCTCGGCAAGCTCCCAGGCTGTCAGGCGAGCGCCCTGCAGCCAGGGGCGCGTCTCATTGGCATGCACGTGGGTAATCAGCCCCCGGGCCCAGCCGCTGCGGATCACGCCGAGCGCCGTGCCATGGCCGCCGGTGGCCAGTGCCCCGGTATTGCAGTGGGTCATGACCGCCTTCGGCGCCTCGCGGGCGAGCAGGTCGGCACCGTATTCCCCCATCGCCAGGCAGTCGGCAAGATCCTGGCGTTGGATATCCCGGGCCGTCTCAAGCAGCGTCTCGACCGGCGGCGCGACAGCATGGCGGTGTGCCGTGACCACCGCCCGCATGCGCTCCAGCGCCCAGAACAGGTTGATCGCCGTGGGACGCGATGCCGCAAGCCTTGCCATTGCGGCGTCCAGCGTCGCCGGCCAGTCGGGTCCCG
Above is a window of Halomonas sp. I5-271120 DNA encoding:
- a CDS encoding superoxide dismutase, which encodes MAFELPALPYEMNALEPHISAETLEYHYGKHHQTYVTKLNQMTDGTDDANKSLEEIIKSASGGLFNQAAQVWNHTFYWHCLSPNGGGAPTGALADAINAKFGSFEEFKEAFNAKAAGNFGSGWTWLIKTDDGGVDIVNTDDADTPVAHGQTPLLTIDVWEHAYYIDYRNARPKYLENVWKILNWDFVAQNFA
- a CDS encoding nucleotide sugar dehydrogenase; amino-acid sequence: MRVVVQGSELAAATAAAALASVGHRVTWQPHAGQPWVELEQADWLTREPELIAQLEAACRDGALTIGDTKAESAAELTEIDILWLALAPDQRYAAQAAVEQLAARQSAPLVVINNSTFPVGETERLEALMGHAGQVAVALPDMLEEGRAWQVFTRPVRWLLGSEDTRATDQVRELLRAFNRRSEVFQCMPRRAAELTKLAINGMLATRISYMNDIAGLADTLGVDVEHVRQGMGADTRIGYEYLYPGCGFGGPNFSRDLMRLADVQSASGRGSALLSQVLDINEHKKETLFRKLWAYFQGQLEGRTVAIWGAAFKPGTARIDHAPVLPLLEALWAQGVKVRLHDPAALHALRDRVGEHPLLTLCEGDPYAACQGADALMLVTEWKCYWNPDWRLLGSLLGERLILDGRNIFDPDFVAGRGLVYRGIGRRANP
- the galU gene encoding UTP--glucose-1-phosphate uridylyltransferase GalU; protein product: MIRKAVLPVAGLGTRCLPASKAIPKEMITIVDKPVIQYVVEEAVAAGIKEIVLVTHSSKGAIENHFDKHFELETTLEAKGKLELLDELRHIIPDDVKIISVRQPEPLGLGHAVLCARPVIGDDEPFAVLLPDVLVDSQGLDQNDLAGMIQGFEHSGQSQIMVENVPKELTYKYGIVALEGDTPEAGHSAPMASVVEKPAVEDAPSSLAVIGRYLLPGSIFALLAETKPGAGGEIQLTDAIDTLIAREGVQAFRMQGATYDCGHQLGYLEAILAFAKRHPKFGAGFQELMQRYVAEE
- the mtnA gene encoding S-methyl-5-thioribose-1-phosphate isomerase, which gives rise to MTAHLTPIRWCNDDSLELLDQRWLPSRRETLRIDSAEAAAEAITAMVVRGAPAIGITAAYGVVLAARQASGPDWPATLDAAMARLAASRPTAINLFWALERMRAVVTAHRHAVAPPVETLLETARDIQRQDLADCLAMGEYGADLLAREAPKAVMTHCNTGALATGGHGTALGVIRSGWARGLITHVHANETRPWLQGARLTAWELAEERIPVTLAVDSAASLLMARGDIGWLIVGADRVTANGDVANKIGTLALAVQARHFGVKVMVVAPTGTFDASLESGADIPIETRDARELTHQGERAVAPDGIDIYNPVFDVTPAGLIDAIVSEKGVIESPNRASLAAWLGEASRGGSA